Genomic segment of Flavipsychrobacter sp.:
TCTACTTATTACCTTTGCGCTAAAATAAAACGGCTATGCGCATTCGCTTATACATCTCCATACTTTCTGTTCTACTCATCACTGCCTGTAAGGATACTCGTATCCATGAGCATGAAGAATGGGCAACTTTTTTTACAGAAAAAGGTATTGAAGATGGGTGTTTTATTATGCGAGACCATAATCACGAAACCGTGCATTATTACAACAAAGAGCGTACCATTACCCGTTTTACACCTGCTTCAACATTTAAAATATTCAACTCTCTCGTAGCTTTAGAAATACCCAAAGCGCCGGATGAGCAATTTTTAATTGTATGGGATAGTGTAAACAGACGACCTGAATGGGATAAGGACTTGACCATGCGTGAAGCTTTTACCGTTAGTTCTGTTCCTTATTATCAGGAAATGGCGCGCCGCATAGGTTTTGACTACATGCAGCACTTTTTAGACACGGCAAACTATGGTAATAGAAATGCTGGTGGTGCTATTGATGAGTTTTGGCTTAATGACAGCTTGCAGATATCTGCCGATGAGCAAGTAGGCTTTCTTAAAAAACTATATTTTAATGAGCTCCCATTTTCAGAGCGTAGCCAACGTATAGTGCGCAGCATGATGCTAAGAGAACAGAAAGACAATTATAACCTATACTACAAAACTGGATGGGGCGCACCAAATGGCGCTGAAAAAGAAACAATATGGATCGTAGGTTTTATAGAACGTATAGCCAAAATGGAAGAACACGAAAAATCTATGAACAAGAGCGATATTCGTAAATACCCCTACTTCTTTGCACTCAATTTCTCCCTACCGTCTAGCAACGATATAGATTATGCTAAGTACACCGCTATACGTGAGGATATATTGAAAGGCATCCTCAAGGACTATGGTGCTATTACTACAGCTAAATAATTAGAATAACCGCTTCAATACATTATACACCACCATTGGCTTGCCCAATGTGTAGAAGTGGAGCATAGGAACATTGTTCTTCAATAAGTCTTTACATTGCTCATATAACCAATCTTCACCTACCTTATCGCAAGCATCTTTAGCTGTAGACTTCATCATTTCGTTGTATAGATCTACAGGTATTTCTGTATTGAAAATACTTGGAACAACGGTTAATTGACGCTGGCTGGTAATGGGTTTTAAGCCTGGTATAATAGGCACGTTAATATCATACTCCTTACACTTGTTTACATAATTGTAATAGTGCTTATTATTAAAGAACATCTGTGTGGTTACATAGTCTCCACCTAGTTCTATTTTCTTTTTCAGGTATATGATATCTGTATCTAGGTTCGGAGCTTCCATGTGCTTTTCAGGATACCCTGCCACACCTATGCAAAAATCGGTAGCACCACCATCTATAATATCATCTTCAAGGTACTGCCCTTTATTAAGGTCTACTATTTGTTTTACCAACTCATCGGCATATCTATGACCTCTTGGGTTGGGTGTAAAGAACTTCTCATTAGCAGCCGCATCACCTCTTAATGCCAATACATTTCTTACACCTAAAAAGTGTAGGTCTATCAATGCATTTTCA
This window contains:
- a CDS encoding penicillin-binding transpeptidase domain-containing protein; protein product: MRIRLYISILSVLLITACKDTRIHEHEEWATFFTEKGIEDGCFIMRDHNHETVHYYNKERTITRFTPASTFKIFNSLVALEIPKAPDEQFLIVWDSVNRRPEWDKDLTMREAFTVSSVPYYQEMARRIGFDYMQHFLDTANYGNRNAGGAIDEFWLNDSLQISADEQVGFLKKLYFNELPFSERSQRIVRSMMLREQKDNYNLYYKTGWGAPNGAEKETIWIVGFIERIAKMEEHEKSMNKSDIRKYPYFFALNFSLPSSNDIDYAKYTAIREDILKGILKDYGAITTAK
- a CDS encoding methylenetetrahydrofolate reductase; this encodes MKVTELLASAKSPIISLEILPPTKGNSIDSIYKSLNPLMEFKPSFVNVTYHRAEQVYKKRKDGSYEYVEIRKRPGSVGICAALMNKYKVEAIPHLICGGFSKVETENALIDLHFLGVRNVLALRGDAAANEKFFTPNPRGHRYADELVKQIVDLNKGQYLEDDIIDGGATDFCIGVAGYPEKHMEAPNLDTDIIYLKKKIELGGDYVTTQMFFNNKHYYNYVNKCKEYDINVPIIPGLKPITSQRQLTVVPSIFNTEIPVDLYNEMMKSTAKDACDKVGEDWLYEQCKDLLKNNVPMLHFYTLGKPMVVYNVLKRLF